A genomic window from Tolypothrix sp. PCC 7910 includes:
- a CDS encoding cysteine hydrolase family protein: MQPQRTAVLLIGFQNDYFAADGILHNVIEEASTSTKVLENTVELIRCLVQTPVLLIATPIFFTPNYQELIEPVGILKTIKEVGAFQVGTKGSQMIDELLPFHSQILEVPGKRGFNAFINTNLDEILQEKEITYVVLAGAVTSVCIDSTGRSAHEKGYQVTVLSDCTSARTVFEQEFYHTHVFPLYADTINHTELLQRLATV; this comes from the coding sequence ATGCAACCCCAACGTACTGCTGTGCTATTGATTGGTTTTCAAAATGACTACTTTGCTGCTGATGGGATTCTACATAATGTAATTGAGGAAGCTTCAACATCTACCAAAGTATTAGAAAATACTGTTGAGCTTATACGATGTTTGGTGCAAACTCCAGTATTACTGATTGCGACACCAATTTTTTTTACGCCGAACTATCAAGAATTAATTGAACCTGTGGGAATTCTCAAAACTATTAAGGAAGTTGGGGCTTTTCAAGTTGGTACCAAAGGTTCGCAGATGATTGATGAGTTGTTACCCTTTCATAGCCAAATTCTCGAAGTCCCTGGAAAACGAGGATTTAATGCTTTTATTAATACAAATTTAGACGAGATTCTTCAAGAAAAAGAAATTACTTATGTAGTTTTGGCTGGTGCTGTTACTTCAGTTTGTATTGATTCTACAGGTCGTTCTGCTCATGAAAAAGGCTATCAGGTAACAGTTTTGTCTGATTGCACCTCTGCTCGCACTGTGTTTGAGCAGGAATTTTATCATACTCATGTTTTCCCCTTGTACGCGGATACAATCAACCACACGGAATTACTTCAACGTTTAGCTACAGTATAA
- a CDS encoding ATP-binding protein, translating to MSDFNNELHTQIQYSLIEKLSESERRYRELVNSLREIVFKCDRLGNVKFLNQAWTKTLGYQVVDVIGSPLSNFIDADDRHLWQVTLEKLQTGIEVCQELRFHHQTGVIVWLELSIQPCDESEFSGSLIHINDRKQAEVLLKQTNEELEARVEQRNTELIQANQELKLTLEKLKYTQAQLVQTEKMSSLGQLVAGIAHEINNPVNFIYANLTYASEYTEVLFQILELYEQAYPVPPLHIQEAIKDFDLEFIQKDLAKLLQSMQAGSDRIREVVLLLRNFSRLDEAEIKNVDIHVGIDHTIILLRHRLTTHSGMMVIQIVKDYGVIPLIKCYPAQMNQVFMNIINNAIDALLEAINQSQLLMPTIWISTEIIDEVWLNIRIKNNGLPIPESVIGKIFDPFFTTKAVGKGIGLGLFVSYQIVVEMHQGKLTCTCLPNQETEFCIQIPIV from the coding sequence ATGTCAGATTTCAACAATGAATTGCATACACAAATTCAGTACAGTTTGATTGAGAAATTGTCTGAATCAGAGCGACGTTATCGGGAATTGGTGAATAGTCTGCGCGAAATTGTGTTTAAATGCGATCGCTTGGGTAATGTGAAATTCCTCAACCAAGCTTGGACTAAAACCCTTGGCTATCAGGTAGTAGATGTCATTGGTAGCCCTTTAAGCAATTTCATTGACGCAGATGATCGGCACTTATGGCAAGTAACTTTAGAAAAGCTGCAAACTGGAATTGAAGTCTGTCAAGAACTCCGCTTTCACCATCAAACTGGTGTGATTGTGTGGCTGGAACTGTCTATTCAACCTTGTGATGAATCTGAATTCTCGGGTTCACTGATCCATATTAATGATCGTAAGCAAGCGGAAGTATTACTGAAGCAAACCAATGAAGAACTGGAAGCTAGAGTAGAACAACGCAATACTGAGCTAATTCAAGCAAACCAGGAATTAAAATTAACTTTAGAGAAACTCAAATATACTCAGGCTCAATTAGTACAAACTGAAAAAATGTCGAGTCTGGGACAATTAGTAGCAGGGATTGCTCACGAAATTAACAATCCAGTTAACTTTATTTATGCTAATCTCACCTATGCATCAGAGTATACAGAAGTATTATTCCAAATTTTAGAACTTTACGAGCAAGCTTATCCAGTTCCACCGCTACATATTCAAGAAGCAATTAAAGATTTTGATTTAGAATTTATTCAAAAAGACCTAGCAAAGCTGTTGCAGTCAATGCAAGCAGGTAGCGATCGCATCAGAGAAGTTGTACTATTGTTACGAAATTTTTCCCGGTTGGATGAAGCAGAAATCAAAAATGTTGATATTCACGTCGGTATCGATCACACAATTATATTACTGCGTCATCGCCTCACAACCCATTCGGGAATGATGGTAATTCAAATAGTGAAAGATTATGGAGTAATTCCCCTCATCAAGTGCTATCCAGCGCAGATGAATCAAGTATTTATGAATATTATTAATAATGCTATTGATGCTTTACTGGAGGCAATTAACCAATCTCAACTGTTAATGCCTACAATTTGGATTAGTACAGAAATCATTGATGAAGTTTGGCTGAATATTCGCATTAAAAACAATGGTTTGCCTATACCTGAATCTGTAATAGGGAAAATCTTCGATCCGTTCTTTACAACTAAGGCTGTGGGTAAGGGAATTGGACTTGGTTTATTTGTGAGCTATCAAATTGTGGTAGAAATGCACCAAGGTAAATTAACCTGTACTTGCTTACCAAATCAAGAAACAGAATTTTGCATCCAAATTCCCATTGTGTAA
- the rlmN gene encoding 23S rRNA (adenine(2503)-C(2))-methyltransferase RlmN, whose protein sequence is MSATPLVSQVDSPNSEKLENIPPLLGASVTELTAWVQQQGQPGYRGKQLHDWIYHKGVRSLADITVFPKQWRADLAEIPIGRSKIHYRSEARDGTVKYLLQLSDGQIIETVGIPSFGKGGEISKTRLTVCVSTQVGCPMACDFCATGKGGFKRNLATHEIVDQVLTVQEDFQQRVSNVVFMGLGEPLLNTENVLAALKSLNQDVGIGQRSLTVSTVGIRDRIRQLAQHHLQITLAVSLHAPNQALREQLIPSARPYPLEDLLAECREYVEITGRRVTFEYILLAGVNDLPEHALQLAKCLRGFQSHVNLIPYNPIQEVDYKRPSSDRIQAFLNVLQQQNIAVSVRYSRGLDADAACGQLRASKSRL, encoded by the coding sequence ATGTCTGCTACGCCGCTTGTATCTCAGGTTGACTCACCCAACTCAGAAAAGTTAGAAAATATTCCTCCTCTACTAGGTGCGTCTGTTACCGAGTTAACTGCTTGGGTACAGCAGCAAGGACAACCGGGTTATCGAGGTAAGCAGTTACATGATTGGATTTATCACAAAGGCGTGCGATCGCTTGCTGATATCACTGTCTTTCCTAAACAATGGCGTGCGGATTTAGCAGAAATTCCTATTGGACGTTCCAAGATACATTACCGCTCGGAAGCAAGGGATGGCACAGTTAAGTATCTACTGCAACTGTCCGACGGGCAAATTATCGAAACTGTGGGGATTCCCAGTTTTGGTAAAGGGGGAGAAATTTCTAAAACCCGGTTAACAGTCTGCGTCTCTACTCAGGTGGGATGTCCGATGGCGTGTGATTTCTGCGCTACTGGTAAAGGCGGCTTTAAGCGCAACTTAGCCACACATGAAATTGTCGATCAGGTGTTGACTGTACAAGAAGATTTTCAGCAACGGGTCAGTAATGTAGTATTCATGGGATTGGGCGAACCGTTGTTAAATACGGAAAATGTCTTAGCAGCCCTGAAATCCTTAAATCAAGATGTCGGTATTGGACAGCGATCGCTTACTGTTTCTACAGTGGGTATTCGCGATCGCATTCGTCAGTTAGCCCAACATCATCTCCAAATTACTCTTGCTGTCAGTCTCCACGCACCTAACCAAGCACTGCGAGAACAACTCATACCCAGCGCCCGCCCCTATCCTTTAGAAGATTTATTAGCGGAATGCCGGGAATATGTAGAAATTACTGGTCGTCGTGTAACTTTTGAATATATTTTGCTGGCTGGTGTCAACGATTTACCAGAACATGCTTTGCAATTAGCAAAATGCTTGCGTGGTTTCCAAAGCCATGTCAATTTAATTCCCTATAATCCTATTCAGGAAGTAGATTATAAACGCCCCAGTAGCGATCGCATTCAAGCCTTTCTCAATGTGCTTCAGCAACAAAATATTGCGGTTAGCGTCCGCTATTCTCGTGGTTTAGACGCTGATGCTGCTTGTGGACAACTGAGAGCAAGTAAATCACGCCTTTAA
- a CDS encoding replication restart DNA helicase PriA, producing MQIIQNICCPNCGSGAERHYIFASEITRTQCPTCDYLMISCTRTGRVIEAYAPGIHAKK from the coding sequence ATGCAGATTATACAAAACATTTGTTGCCCAAACTGTGGCAGTGGGGCTGAACGTCACTACATTTTTGCTAGCGAAATAACTCGCACACAATGCCCAACTTGTGACTACTTAATGATCAGTTGTACTCGTACTGGTAGAGTTATTGAGGCTTATGCTCCTGGTATTCATGCCAAAAAATAG
- the uvrC gene encoding excinuclease ABC subunit UvrC has protein sequence MTKSSPTLVKDPERLESRLAEIPPEPGVYFMRDASDRIIYIGKSRKLRSRVRSYFRDGYNKSDRIATMVKQVAEIEFIVTDTEAEALALEANLIKQHQPYFNVLLKDDKKYPYVCITWSEDYPRIFITRKRQLGKEKDKFYGPYTDAGLLREILRISKRIFSLRQRPQPLFKDRPCLNYDLGRCPGVCQQLISPEEYRKTVQKVAMVFQGRTQELIDILKQQMDKAAEALNFEAAARIRDQIAGLKSLTADQKVALPDDTVSRDAIALAADDQHACIQLFQIRAGQLVGRLGFVANAQAEFGAILQRVLEEHYQTADSVEIPTEILVQHELPDSEILADVLTGKKGRKVTILAPQRQTKAELIEMVERNAQYELQRMQKLGDRNQQAMQDLAAIVDLPDLPHRIEGYDISHIQGSNAVASQVVFIDGLPAKQHYRHYKIKNPTVTAGHSDDFASLAEVIQRRFRKYIEDPQLTRAGNPDWPDLVMIDGGKGQLSSVVAILQEMNLLEDLRVVSLAKRREEIFLPGESQPLETDAEQPGVQLLRRLRDEAHRFAVSFHRQQRSDKLKRSRLDEIPGLGHHRQKVLLGHFRSVDYIRQATPAQLAEVSGIGPRLAQEIYDYFHP, from the coding sequence GTGACAAAATCTTCTCCCACACTGGTTAAAGATCCAGAACGCCTAGAAAGTCGTCTAGCTGAAATTCCACCAGAACCGGGTGTTTATTTTATGCGGGACGCAAGCGATCGCATTATCTATATAGGTAAATCTCGGAAATTGCGATCGCGTGTCCGTTCTTATTTCCGTGATGGCTACAACAAAAGCGATCGCATTGCCACAATGGTGAAACAGGTGGCAGAAATTGAATTTATCGTCACCGATACCGAAGCGGAAGCTTTGGCGCTGGAAGCTAACTTGATTAAGCAGCACCAGCCATATTTTAATGTGCTGCTCAAGGATGATAAAAAATATCCCTATGTTTGCATCACTTGGTCAGAAGACTATCCCCGGATTTTTATTACCCGTAAGCGTCAACTAGGAAAAGAAAAAGATAAATTCTACGGGCCATATACAGATGCAGGTTTATTACGCGAAATCTTACGCATCTCTAAGCGAATTTTTTCCTTACGCCAACGACCTCAACCATTATTTAAAGACCGTCCTTGCTTGAATTATGATTTAGGACGCTGTCCTGGTGTGTGTCAACAGCTGATTTCCCCAGAAGAATACCGGAAAACTGTACAAAAGGTAGCGATGGTCTTTCAGGGAAGAACTCAGGAACTGATTGATATCCTGAAGCAGCAGATGGATAAAGCCGCAGAAGCACTGAACTTTGAAGCAGCAGCGCGGATTCGCGATCAAATAGCTGGGTTAAAGTCGCTGACGGCGGATCAAAAAGTTGCCTTACCAGATGATACAGTTTCACGGGATGCGATCGCCTTGGCAGCTGATGACCAACACGCTTGTATTCAATTATTCCAAATTCGTGCAGGGCAATTAGTCGGACGCTTAGGATTTGTGGCGAATGCACAAGCGGAATTTGGCGCTATTTTACAACGGGTGTTAGAAGAACATTACCAAACTGCTGACTCGGTGGAAATTCCCACAGAAATTTTAGTTCAGCATGAGTTACCAGATAGTGAGATATTGGCAGATGTCTTAACTGGGAAAAAAGGGAGAAAAGTCACAATTCTTGCACCCCAGCGCCAAACCAAGGCAGAATTAATCGAAATGGTGGAGCGTAATGCCCAATATGAATTACAAAGAATGCAAAAATTGGGCGATCGCAACCAGCAAGCAATGCAAGATTTAGCTGCAATTGTGGATTTACCCGACTTACCCCACCGCATCGAAGGTTATGATATCTCCCACATTCAAGGGTCGAATGCAGTTGCTTCCCAGGTAGTATTTATTGATGGGTTACCCGCCAAACAACACTATCGTCACTACAAAATTAAAAATCCCACAGTCACCGCCGGACATTCAGATGATTTCGCCAGTCTTGCAGAAGTAATTCAGCGTCGCTTTCGCAAGTATATTGAAGATCCGCAATTAACCCGTGCGGGTAATCCTGACTGGCCAGATTTAGTGATGATTGATGGCGGTAAAGGTCAATTATCATCCGTTGTCGCCATTTTGCAAGAGATGAATTTATTAGAAGACTTGCGGGTTGTCAGTTTAGCGAAACGGCGAGAGGAGATTTTTCTCCCAGGAGAATCCCAACCTTTAGAAACTGATGCAGAACAACCAGGAGTACAGTTATTGCGAAGATTAAGGGATGAAGCCCATCGCTTTGCTGTGAGTTTCCATCGTCAACAGCGTAGTGATAAATTAAAGCGATCGCGCTTAGATGAGATTCCTGGGTTAGGACACCATCGTCAAAAAGTGCTATTGGGACATTTCCGATCTGTTGATTATATTCGGCAAGCCACACCCGCACAACTAGCGGAAGTATCAGGTATTGGGCCGCGTTTAGCCCAAGAAATCTACGATTACTTTCATCCCTAA
- a CDS encoding response regulator, translating to MTAQLLSLNERFKSPAIRRILLIEDNDVNRMLLSDYLNHFGYDVQSLSLGSALFTAVEKFQPELILLDLKLPDIDGYSLLAQIKQKPEFAKIPIIVVSAFAFEIDQQRAMNLGAWRYFVKPINLKALMMTIQERLAC from the coding sequence ATGACGGCACAATTACTATCTCTTAACGAGCGATTCAAGTCTCCAGCAATCAGACGAATTCTATTAATTGAAGACAATGATGTTAATAGAATGTTGCTCAGCGACTATCTCAACCACTTTGGCTACGATGTCCAAAGTCTTTCATTAGGCTCTGCTTTATTTACCGCTGTCGAAAAATTTCAGCCGGAGTTAATATTACTGGATTTAAAATTACCAGATATTGATGGCTATTCATTGTTAGCCCAAATTAAGCAAAAACCAGAGTTTGCCAAAATCCCCATTATTGTAGTTTCAGCTTTTGCTTTTGAAATCGATCAACAAAGAGCAATGAATTTAGGTGCTTGGCGTTACTTTGTAAAACCTATCAATCTCAAAGCTTTAATGATGACAATCCAAGAAAGACTAGCTTGTTAA
- a CDS encoding LL-diaminopimelate aminotransferase, whose amino-acid sequence MEFAKRLQPLQSNVFADMDRAKAIALAAGREIIDLSLGSSDLPTEAHVIEAIARSLHDPSTHGYLLFHATQSFRQAAASWYEKKFGIKVDPETEVLPLIGSQEGTAHLPLALLNPGDFALLLDPGYPSHAGGVYLASGQIYPMPLRAENNFLPVLSDIPATVLAQSRMMVLSYPHNPTAAIAPLAFFREAVAFCQQHNIVLVHDFPYVDLVFEGTGDWGLGENSAFIPNTQSPIPNHQALVPSILQADPDKSISIEFFTLSKSYNMGGFRIGYAIGNAELIRALRQVKAAVDFNQYRGILDGAIAALTGPQAGVEKAVETFRKRRDAFITALHRIDWHVPTPKATMYIWAKLPPTWSQNSREFCTQLVEKTGVAASPGTGFGKSGEGYVRFALVHEPPLLETAVERIAEFL is encoded by the coding sequence ATTGAATTTGCAAAGCGTTTACAACCCCTGCAATCTAATGTATTTGCAGATATGGATAGAGCCAAGGCAATCGCTTTGGCTGCTGGTAGAGAGATTATTGACCTGTCGCTAGGTTCTTCGGATTTACCAACGGAAGCTCATGTAATTGAAGCGATCGCGCGATCGCTTCATGATCCGAGTACACATGGTTATTTGCTGTTTCACGCTACTCAAAGCTTTCGTCAAGCGGCGGCTAGTTGGTACGAAAAAAAATTTGGCATTAAGGTCGATCCGGAAACGGAGGTATTGCCTTTAATCGGTTCTCAGGAAGGTACAGCCCATTTACCTCTAGCATTGCTCAATCCTGGCGATTTTGCCTTGCTACTTGACCCTGGCTACCCTTCCCATGCTGGAGGTGTATACTTAGCTAGTGGACAAATTTATCCGATGCCATTACGGGCAGAAAACAATTTTTTACCAGTATTGAGTGATATTCCGGCTACTGTCTTAGCACAGTCGCGAATGATGGTTTTGAGTTATCCCCACAATCCCACAGCTGCGATCGCGCCTCTAGCTTTCTTTAGAGAAGCCGTGGCATTTTGCCAACAACATAATATTGTCCTGGTTCATGATTTCCCCTACGTAGATTTGGTATTTGAGGGGACTGGGGACTGGGGACTGGGAGAGAATTCGGCTTTCATACCCAATACCCAATCCCCAATACCTAATCACCAAGCCCTTGTGCCCTCAATTTTACAAGCTGACCCAGATAAAAGCATTTCCATTGAATTTTTCACCCTGTCTAAGTCTTACAATATGGGTGGCTTTAGAATTGGCTATGCAATTGGTAATGCTGAACTGATTCGTGCTTTACGTCAAGTTAAAGCAGCCGTCGATTTTAATCAATATCGCGGGATTTTGGATGGAGCGATCGCTGCTTTGACTGGCCCGCAAGCGGGAGTGGAAAAAGCTGTTGAGACTTTCCGCAAACGTCGTGATGCTTTTATTACTGCTTTACACCGCATTGACTGGCACGTTCCTACACCCAAGGCCACAATGTATATTTGGGCCAAGCTACCTCCTACCTGGAGCCAAAATTCTCGAGAATTTTGTACTCAACTAGTTGAGAAAACTGGTGTAGCTGCTTCTCCTGGTACTGGCTTTGGTAAATCTGGTGAAGGATATGTGCGCTTTGCTTTGGTGCATGAGCCACCTTTGCTGGAAACTGCTGTTGAGAGAATTGCTGAGTTTCTGTAG